A stretch of the Corylus avellana chromosome ca6, CavTom2PMs-1.0 genome encodes the following:
- the LOC132184726 gene encoding WUSCHEL-related homeobox 1-like isoform X2 translates to MWMMGYNDAGEFNMPADSFSGRKLRPLIPRPLASANNITTATTFPSRLHGTDFLSQYHHLAVAEQNKKEFNTPPVVVSSRWNPTPEQLRALEELYRRGTRTPSADQIQHITSQLRRYGKIEGKNVFYWFQNHKARERQKRRRQMESASDTEILERKELGASRTVFEIEQTKNWAPHTNCSTLAEESVSIQRATKAAVAECRTDGWIQFDDGELQQRRNFAERNATWQMMQLSCPSPPTHLINSPATPTVTTNTATTVRTTMDQKLIKTTHDLNIFIAPYRGNGLSQYYFNGVGNEEDCIGESQTLQLFPLRSSSDRNDGNNNQKETELSVSSMNLNFTTPHQFFEFLPLKN, encoded by the exons ATGTGGATGATGGGTTATAATGATGCAGGAGAGTTCAACATGCCTGCAGACTCATTCAGTGGCAGAAAACTTCGACCGCTTATTCCAAGGCCGCTGGCTTCTGCCAACAACATTACCACCGCAACAACATTTCCAAGCCGTCTTCATGGCACTGATTTCCTTTCACAATATCACCATCTGG CTGTGGCTGAGCAGAACAAGAAGGAGTTCAATACTCCGCCGGTTGTGGTGAGCTCGAGGTGGAATCCGACGCCGGAGCAGTTGAGGGCTCTTGAAGAATTGTATCGACGTGGGACTCGGACCCCATCGGCTGATCAAATTCAGCATATTACTTCGCAGCTCCGAAGATACGGTAAGATTGAGGGGAAGAATGTTTTCTACTGGTTCCAAAATCACAAGGCAAGAGAGAGGCAGAAACGCCGCCGTCAAATGGAATCGGCTTCCGATACTGAAATCTTAGAGAGGAAAGAATTAG GGGCAAGTAGGACAGTCTTTGAAATTGAACAGACCAAGAACTGGGCACCCCATACAAACTGCAGTACTCTAGCAGAG GAATCTGTCTCAATTCAAAGGGCAACAAAAGCAGCAGTGGCAGAATGTAGGACAGATGGATGGATCCAATTCGATGACGGAGAATTACAGCAAAGAAGAAACTTTGCGGAAAGGAATGCCACGTGGCAGATGATGCAGTTGTCTTGTCCTTCTCCTCCCACCCACCTCATAAACAGCCCTGCTACTCCTACTGTCACTACAAACACAGCAACAACAGTAAGAACAACAATGGACCAAAAGCTCATTAAGACTACTCATGACCTCAACATCTTTATAGCACCCTACAGAGGAAATGGTCTCAGCCAGTACTACTTCAATGGTGTCGGCAATGAAGAAGATTGCATTGGGGAATCTCAAACACTTCAACTCTTCCCTCTCCGGAGCAGCAGTGACCGGAACGATGGCAATAATAACCAAAAAGAGACAGAGCTATCAGTTTCATCCATGAATCTCAACTTCACTACTCCTCACCAGTTTTTTGAGTTCCTTCCATTGAAGAACTAA
- the LOC132184726 gene encoding WUSCHEL-related homeobox 1-like isoform X1 — translation MWMMGYNDAGEFNMPADSFSGRKLRPLIPRPLASANNITTATTFPSRLHGTDFLSQYHHLAAVAEQNKKEFNTPPVVVSSRWNPTPEQLRALEELYRRGTRTPSADQIQHITSQLRRYGKIEGKNVFYWFQNHKARERQKRRRQMESASDTEILERKELGASRTVFEIEQTKNWAPHTNCSTLAEESVSIQRATKAAVAECRTDGWIQFDDGELQQRRNFAERNATWQMMQLSCPSPPTHLINSPATPTVTTNTATTVRTTMDQKLIKTTHDLNIFIAPYRGNGLSQYYFNGVGNEEDCIGESQTLQLFPLRSSSDRNDGNNNQKETELSVSSMNLNFTTPHQFFEFLPLKN, via the exons ATGTGGATGATGGGTTATAATGATGCAGGAGAGTTCAACATGCCTGCAGACTCATTCAGTGGCAGAAAACTTCGACCGCTTATTCCAAGGCCGCTGGCTTCTGCCAACAACATTACCACCGCAACAACATTTCCAAGCCGTCTTCATGGCACTGATTTCCTTTCACAATATCACCATCTGG CAGCTGTGGCTGAGCAGAACAAGAAGGAGTTCAATACTCCGCCGGTTGTGGTGAGCTCGAGGTGGAATCCGACGCCGGAGCAGTTGAGGGCTCTTGAAGAATTGTATCGACGTGGGACTCGGACCCCATCGGCTGATCAAATTCAGCATATTACTTCGCAGCTCCGAAGATACGGTAAGATTGAGGGGAAGAATGTTTTCTACTGGTTCCAAAATCACAAGGCAAGAGAGAGGCAGAAACGCCGCCGTCAAATGGAATCGGCTTCCGATACTGAAATCTTAGAGAGGAAAGAATTAG GGGCAAGTAGGACAGTCTTTGAAATTGAACAGACCAAGAACTGGGCACCCCATACAAACTGCAGTACTCTAGCAGAG GAATCTGTCTCAATTCAAAGGGCAACAAAAGCAGCAGTGGCAGAATGTAGGACAGATGGATGGATCCAATTCGATGACGGAGAATTACAGCAAAGAAGAAACTTTGCGGAAAGGAATGCCACGTGGCAGATGATGCAGTTGTCTTGTCCTTCTCCTCCCACCCACCTCATAAACAGCCCTGCTACTCCTACTGTCACTACAAACACAGCAACAACAGTAAGAACAACAATGGACCAAAAGCTCATTAAGACTACTCATGACCTCAACATCTTTATAGCACCCTACAGAGGAAATGGTCTCAGCCAGTACTACTTCAATGGTGTCGGCAATGAAGAAGATTGCATTGGGGAATCTCAAACACTTCAACTCTTCCCTCTCCGGAGCAGCAGTGACCGGAACGATGGCAATAATAACCAAAAAGAGACAGAGCTATCAGTTTCATCCATGAATCTCAACTTCACTACTCCTCACCAGTTTTTTGAGTTCCTTCCATTGAAGAACTAA